In Hahella sp. KA22, one genomic interval encodes:
- a CDS encoding AraC family transcriptional regulator translates to MRGHYVAALIDLLVERGVDRAEFLQDCQLQEDELNADTLIDQRRLERVTRLAAERVQETGIGLLVGRRLNINTHGALGYAAMASASYEQALQLLVKFYSVQAPKAYFELRTCDGCYELACESSFTLPERPWVTTEFLISSIYTSTEFLLSGRMQGVEIHLSYAEPPHVALYREIFQAPVRFQQAFTGILIPFSVARQPLPSADPMAASLFTKRCESIQHDERDEQLPRRVKEMLYAGAGEFPSQTELASRLHMSVSTLHRKLAEQGATYKALLAEVKKELALQHLRDSRLTVDEIAQLLGFSDASNFRRAFVGWTGETPSEFRKRCL, encoded by the coding sequence ATGAGAGGTCATTACGTTGCAGCGTTGATCGACTTGTTAGTGGAGCGAGGCGTCGATCGCGCGGAGTTTTTGCAGGATTGCCAGTTACAGGAAGACGAACTCAATGCGGACACCCTGATCGACCAACGGCGCCTGGAGCGGGTGACCCGCCTGGCGGCGGAGCGGGTGCAGGAGACCGGCATTGGTCTGCTGGTGGGGCGACGTCTGAATATCAACACCCATGGCGCGCTCGGTTACGCCGCCATGGCCAGCGCCAGCTATGAACAGGCGTTGCAGCTACTGGTGAAGTTCTACAGCGTGCAGGCGCCCAAAGCGTATTTTGAATTGCGGACTTGCGACGGCTGTTACGAGCTGGCCTGCGAGTCCAGTTTTACGCTGCCGGAGCGGCCCTGGGTGACTACGGAATTTCTGATCAGCAGCATCTACACTTCCACGGAATTTCTCCTGAGCGGACGCATGCAGGGTGTGGAAATTCACCTCAGTTACGCAGAGCCGCCTCACGTGGCGTTGTATCGTGAGATCTTTCAGGCGCCGGTGCGTTTTCAGCAGGCGTTTACCGGTATCCTCATTCCGTTCAGCGTGGCGCGGCAGCCGCTGCCCTCGGCGGACCCCATGGCGGCGAGCCTGTTCACCAAACGCTGTGAGTCCATCCAGCATGACGAGCGGGATGAACAACTGCCGCGACGGGTGAAGGAAATGCTGTACGCCGGCGCAGGAGAATTTCCTAGCCAGACCGAGCTCGCCTCGCGATTGCACATGAGCGTGAGCACCTTGCACCGTAAATTGGCTGAGCAGGGCGCAACCTACAAAGCGCTGTTGGCGGAGGTGAAAAAAGAACTGGCGCTGCAGCACCTGCGGGACAGCCGTCTGACGGTGGATGAAATCGCGCAGTTACTGGGCTTCAGCGACGCTTCCAATTTCCGCCGCGCCTTCGTCGGCTGGACCGGCGAGACGCCCAGTGAATTTCGCAAACGATGCTTGTAG
- a CDS encoding metal-dependent hydrolase: MTMEHSTAERHPAAGEGDSRTPPEINVEPRNLSFDVDAELSTLWHGGDAFKTAFFNALSLQFPEGEHLFIKAVRDYRKNVKDPQLQQHIRGFIGQEGMHSREHARYNDALAQRGYNLDKMNARFHKHMEFVGGFKRSRRLAGTCAAEHYTAVLAHGVLKNPDWMAGASPTMQALWRWHAVEEIEHKSVAFDVYQSQVGLYRMRFVAFWIVTFQFFRFTFLNTCSMLKTEGKFWDLKTWLHGLNFLWGKPGVLRQSLPQFLRYLRRDFHPWEVDDREEVARWLNNNERPTEAA; the protein is encoded by the coding sequence ATGACAATGGAACACAGCACCGCAGAACGCCACCCCGCCGCAGGAGAGGGCGACAGCCGCACGCCGCCGGAGATTAACGTAGAGCCGCGCAATCTGAGCTTCGACGTGGACGCCGAACTCAGCACGCTCTGGCATGGCGGCGACGCATTTAAAACCGCTTTTTTCAATGCGCTCTCCCTGCAATTTCCCGAGGGCGAGCATTTGTTTATCAAGGCCGTGCGCGACTACCGCAAAAATGTGAAAGATCCCCAGCTACAGCAGCACATTCGGGGGTTTATCGGTCAGGAAGGCATGCATAGCCGGGAACACGCCCGCTACAACGACGCGCTGGCGCAACGCGGCTATAACCTGGACAAAATGAACGCCCGCTTTCACAAACACATGGAGTTTGTCGGCGGATTCAAACGCAGTCGCCGTCTGGCGGGAACCTGCGCCGCCGAACATTACACCGCCGTATTAGCTCACGGCGTATTGAAGAATCCTGATTGGATGGCGGGCGCCAGCCCCACCATGCAGGCGTTATGGCGCTGGCATGCGGTGGAGGAAATCGAGCATAAATCCGTGGCTTTCGATGTGTATCAAAGTCAGGTCGGCCTCTATCGCATGCGCTTCGTGGCGTTCTGGATCGTCACCTTCCAGTTCTTCCGCTTCACCTTTCTCAACACCTGCTCCATGCTGAAAACAGAGGGTAAATTCTGGGATCTGAAAACCTGGCTGCACGGACTGAATTTTCTGTGGGGCAAACCCGGCGTGCTACGCCAGTCATTGCCTCAGTTTCTGCGCTATTTACGTCGCGATTTCCATCCCTGGGAAGTGGATGACAGAGAGGAAGTGGCGCGCTGGCTCAACAATAATGAGCGCCCGACGGAGGCGGCCTGA
- a CDS encoding MarR family winged helix-turn-helix transcriptional regulator, with protein sequence MKLDDSLGFLLNKAAGEMKFALETALRPYDLTPGQWSVLARLRQNDGQKISELGKSLFFDRPTMSGIIRRLDAKGLILKVPDASDQRAYRIHISAKGVELMGELPILAQDINARALHTFTPEEASQFKDYLRRVLKNMS encoded by the coding sequence ATGAAATTAGATGACAGCCTGGGTTTTCTGCTCAACAAGGCCGCCGGGGAGATGAAATTCGCTCTGGAGACGGCGTTGCGTCCCTATGATCTGACACCGGGCCAGTGGTCAGTGCTGGCCCGATTGCGACAAAACGACGGGCAGAAAATCAGCGAGCTGGGAAAATCGCTGTTTTTCGATCGCCCCACCATGTCGGGCATCATCCGTCGGCTGGACGCCAAGGGGCTGATTCTGAAAGTCCCTGACGCAAGCGATCAACGCGCTTATCGGATACATATCAGCGCCAAGGGCGTTGAGTTAATGGGCGAGTTGCCGATTCTGGCCCAGGACATCAATGCGCGAGCGTTGCATACGTTCACCCCCGAAGAAGCTTCCCAATTCAAAGACTACTTGCGGCGCGTTTTGAAAAACATGTCGTAG